Part of the Caulifigura coniformis genome, GAGCATGTGCCCGGAGAGGAAGTAGTTGAACATCATGTAGATGAACAGGAGGGAGTTCACCTCCATGAACCAGAAGGCGATCAGCCCGATCAGGCTCTCCAGCAGGAAGCCGATCAGGAATGACATGGCCAGGGACACGATGAACACGCCGATGGTGAACGCATCCGGCCAACCTGGGAAATAGCTGCGGCACAGCCAGAAGACGAGCGTGAAGGGGAAGATCGCGACGGCGTAGTACACCAGCTTGTGGGCGACGCGGTGCCAGAAGAGGTAGCCGAGCATGTCGACCGGCTGGGTCAGGTACTTCTTCATGGTGCCGTCTCGCACCTCGCGGGCGATGCCGCTGGCGAGCCCCGGCATGCTGGAGAAAGCGCGGGCGACCATTGTCAGCAGGTAGTAGGCGACCATGTCGCCGTAGCTGAAGCCCTGGATCTCCTTGCGGACGGCGTCCGTGCC contains:
- a CDS encoding ABC transporter permease yields the protein MSTASLASTSPRSEFAARLRVHWVILRTCIEERLVYRGDFMLGTLLRFLPIVTQIFLWGAIFGVGTDAVRKEIQGFSYGDMVAYYLLTMVARAFSSMPGLASGIAREVRDGTMKKYLTQPVDMLGYLFWHRVAHKLVYYAVAIFPFTLVFWLCRSYFPGWPDAFTIGVFIVSLAMSFLIGFLLESLIGLIAFWFMEVNSLLFIYMMFNYFLSGHMLPLDMFPSWLLAIVKFLPFKYLAYFPATVMLGRYSHAELVNELIVQSAWVLGLFALNRLAYNRGVNRYAAHGG